One Egibacteraceae bacterium genomic window, CCAACCCGGTGTGGCGCTGATCTCCCCCCCGCCACACCACGACATCTACTCGATCGAGGACCTCGCCCAGCTGATCTACGACCTGAAGCAGGTCAACCCGTTCGCGACCATCAGCGTCAAGCTGGTGTCGTGCGCTGGGGTGGGTACCGTCGCGGCGGGCGTGGTCAAGGGTCTGGCCGATGCCGTGCAGATCGCCGGCGCCGACGGCGGCACCGGCGCGTCGCCGCTGTCGTCGATCAAGCACGCCGGCCTGCCCTGGGAGCTGGGGTTGGCCGAGACCCAGCAGACCCTCGTCGCCAACGGCCTGCGCAGCCGCGTGCGGCTGCAGGTGGACGGCGGGTTCAAGACCGGCCGGGACGTCCTGCTGGCCGCGCTGCTCGGCGCCGACGAGTACGGCTTCGGCACCGCGGCGCTGCTCGCCGAGGGCTGCATCATGGCGCGGGCATGCCACCGCGACACCTGTCCGGTCGGCGTCGCCACGCAGCGCCCGGACCTGCGGGACAAGTACCAGGGGACCCCCGAGATGGTCGCCGCCTACCTGCTGTTCGTCGCCGAGGAGGTCCGGCGCGGGCTCGCGGCGATGGGCCTGCGCTCGATGGAGGAGGCCATCGGGCAGGTGGAGCTCCTGCGCCCCCGCACGCTTGACCCCGCGGCGACCCGGGCGCTGTCCCTGGACCCGGCGCCGCTGCTGTTCGTCCCCGACGGGGACGCGCGCAGCCACCAGGAATCCGTGCCCCTGCAGGCGCCGCGCAGCAAGCTCGGCGACCGGGTGTTCGACGACGCCTTCGAGTCGCTGTGGGACGGCACGTTGCTCAACCTCAAGTACGACATCGGCAACGCCGATCGCACCGTCGGGGCCCGCCTCGGCGGAGCGGTCGGTCTGGAGTTCGGCGAGGAGGTCAACCCGCCCGGCAGCGTCAGCGTGCGCTTCGCCGGCAGCGCGGGGCAGAGCTTCGGCGCGTTCCTGTCGCACGGCATCGAGTTCGTGCTCACCGGCGAGGCCAACGACTACGTGGGCAAGGGCATGGCCGGCGGTCGGATCGTTGTCCGCCCACCGGCCAACGACGCGGGCAACCCCGTCCTGGTCGGCAACACCGTGCTGTACGGGGCGACCGGGGGCGAGCTGTTCGTCGCCGGCCGGGCGGGGGAGCGCTTCGCCGTCCGCAACTCCGGCGCGTGGGCGGTCGTGGAGGGGGTGGGGGAGCACGCCTGCGAGTACATGACCGGCGGCGTGGTGGCCATCCTCGGCTCGACCGGCTTCAACGTCGGCGCCGGCATGACCGGCGGCGAGTGCTACGCGCTGGACGCCCAGTCGGAGATCCTCGCCCGTCTCAACGCCCAGCTCGTCGAGGCGCGCCGACCCGACAGCGTGCAGCTGTCGCGGCTGCGTGAGCTGATCGCCCGGCACGCCGAGCTGACCGGCTCGGCCCGTGCGATCGAGCTCCTCGATGATTGGGACGACCGGTCGATGCACTTCTGGCGGATCGCCCCCCGCGGTGAGATGGCCCGCGTAGAGGTCGCCAACGAGGGCTCCGTGGGGGGCTCCGCGTAGCGTCGGCGAGGGGTCTGGGTAGGATGGCTTCCAATGCATCCCATCGTCATCTACTGGCGCCCCATGTGCGGGTACTGCGAGGTCCTCAAGGCGGATCTCACCGCGCGTGGCGTGGCCTTCACCGACGTGGACATCTGGCACGATCGCGCGCAGGCCGACATCGTGCGGGACGCCAATGGTGGCGACGAGGTCG contains:
- a CDS encoding glutaredoxin domain-containing protein, with the translated sequence MHPIVIYWRPMCGYCEVLKADLTARGVAFTDVDIWHDRAQADIVRDANGGDEVVPTVQVGDRFLVNPTADEVIAATKAA